A genomic region of Oncorhynchus mykiss isolate Arlee chromosome 2, USDA_OmykA_1.1, whole genome shotgun sequence contains the following coding sequences:
- the stl2 gene encoding rhamnose binding lectin STL2 isoform X1, whose protein sequence is MLLVRLTAFTLLAAVCCTLPAAATRVVTCDNGENVQFLICDSGVIFIERALYGRTDGTTCREGRPANQLTNTQCSQTGTLEVLSQRCNGKQVCEVNTEVFRTSDPCVGIYKYLETTYTCSPATRSITCEGSDVQLECDEGTIQIYSANYGRRDQLVCSFKRPANQLANTNCLSQSITTSKVAVRCNGKIQCDVPASNSLYGDPCVGTYKYLEVAYTCG, encoded by the exons ATGCTCCTTGTCAGACTGACTGCGTTCACCT TGCTGGCTGCAGTTTGCTGTACACTACCAGCTGCAG CGACGAGAGTGGTCACCTGTGACAATGGAGAAAACGTCCAGTTCCTGATCTGTG ATTCTGGAGTGATCTTCATTGAGAGAGCTCTGTATGGAAGGACTGACGGAACCACCTGCAGAGAAGGACGACCTGCCAACCAGCTGACCAACACACAGTGTTCACAGACGGGCACCCTGGAGGTCCTCTCACAGAG GTGCAATGGGAAACAGGTGTGTGAAGTGAACACTGAAGTCTTCCGTACTTCTGACCCCTGTGTTGGAATCTACAAATACCTGGAAACCACCTACACCTGCAGCCCAGCAA CACGCAGCATCACGTGTGAAGGCTCTGATGTTCAACTAGAATGTG ATGAAGGAACGATCCAGATCTACAGTGCCAACTATGGCCGCCGTGACCAGCTAGTGTGTTCTTTTAAACGGCCCGCTAACCAACTAGCCAACACCAACTGCCTCAGCCAATCCATAACCACCAGTAAGGTGGCAGTGAG GTGTAATGGTAAGATCCAGTGTGACGTCCCGGCGTCCAACTCTCTGTATGGAGATCCATGTGTTGGAACCTACAAGTACCTGGAAGTGGCGTACACCTGTGGCTAA
- the LOC110517769 gene encoding L-rhamnose-binding lectin CSL2-like, which produces MLLVRLTAFTLLAAVCCTLPAAVTRVVTCDNGENVQFLICDSGVIFIERALYGRTDGTTCREGRPANQLTNTQCSQTGTLEVLSQRCNGKQVCEVNTEVFRTSDPCVGIYKYLDTTYTCSPATRSITCEGSDAQLECDEGTIQIYSANYGRRDQLVCSFKRPANQLANTNCLSQSITTSKVAVRCNGKIQCDVPASNSLYGDPCVGTYKYLEVAYTCG; this is translated from the exons ATGCTCCTTGTCAGACTGACTGCGTTCACCT TGCTGGCTGCAGTTTGCTGTACACTACCAGCTGCAG TGACGAGAGTGGTCACCTGTGACAATGGAGAAAACGTCCAGTTCCTGATCTGTG ATTCTGGAGTGATCTTCATTGAGAGAGCTCTGTATGGAAGGACTGACGGAACCACCTGCAGAGAAGGACGACCTGCCAACCAGCTGACCAACACACAGTGTTCACAGACGGGCACCCTGGAGGTCCTCTCACAGAG GTGCAATGGGAAACAGGTGTGTGAAGTGAACACTGAAGTCTTCCGTACTTCTGACCCCTGTGTTGGAATCTACAAATACCTGGATACCACCTACACCTGCAGCCCAGCAA CACGCAGCATCACGTGTGAAGGCTCTGATGCTCAACTAGAATGTG ATGAAGGAACGATCCAGATCTACAGTGCCAACTATGGCCGCCGTGACCAGCTAGTGTGTTCTTTTAAACGGCCCGCTAACCAACTAGCCAACACCAACTGCCTCAGCCAATCCATAACCACCAGTAAGGTGGCAGTGAG GTGTAATGGTAAGATCCAGTGTGACGTCCCGGCGTCCAACTCTCTGTATGGAGATCCATGTGTTGGAACCTACAAGTACCTGGAAGTGGCGTACACCTGTGGCTAA
- the stl2 gene encoding rhamnose binding lectin STL2 isoform X2, whose product MLLVRLTAFTSTRVVTCDNGENVQFLICDSGVIFIERALYGRTDGTTCREGRPANQLTNTQCSQTGTLEVLSQRCNGKQVCEVNTEVFRTSDPCVGIYKYLETTYTCSPATRSITCEGSDVQLECDEGTIQIYSANYGRRDQLVCSFKRPANQLANTNCLSQSITTSKVAVRCNGKIQCDVPASNSLYGDPCVGTYKYLEVAYTCG is encoded by the exons ATGCTCCTTGTCAGACTGACTGCGTTCACCT CGACGAGAGTGGTCACCTGTGACAATGGAGAAAACGTCCAGTTCCTGATCTGTG ATTCTGGAGTGATCTTCATTGAGAGAGCTCTGTATGGAAGGACTGACGGAACCACCTGCAGAGAAGGACGACCTGCCAACCAGCTGACCAACACACAGTGTTCACAGACGGGCACCCTGGAGGTCCTCTCACAGAG GTGCAATGGGAAACAGGTGTGTGAAGTGAACACTGAAGTCTTCCGTACTTCTGACCCCTGTGTTGGAATCTACAAATACCTGGAAACCACCTACACCTGCAGCCCAGCAA CACGCAGCATCACGTGTGAAGGCTCTGATGTTCAACTAGAATGTG ATGAAGGAACGATCCAGATCTACAGTGCCAACTATGGCCGCCGTGACCAGCTAGTGTGTTCTTTTAAACGGCCCGCTAACCAACTAGCCAACACCAACTGCCTCAGCCAATCCATAACCACCAGTAAGGTGGCAGTGAG GTGTAATGGTAAGATCCAGTGTGACGTCCCGGCGTCCAACTCTCTGTATGGAGATCCATGTGTTGGAACCTACAAGTACCTGGAAGTGGCGTACACCTGTGGCTAA
- the stl2 gene encoding rhamnose binding lectin STL2 precursor (The RefSeq protein has 5 substitutions compared to this genomic sequence) translates to MLLVTLTGFTLLAAVCCTLPAAATRVVTCDNGENVQFLICDSGVIFIERALYGRTDGTTCREGRPANQLTNTQCSQTGTLEVLSQRCNGKQVCEVNTEVFRTSDPCVGIYKYLETTYTCIPATRSITCEGSDAQLECDEGTIQIYSANYGRRDQLVCSFKRPANQLANTNCLSQSITTSKVAERCNGKIQCDVPASNSLYGDPCVGTYKYLEVAYTCG, encoded by the exons ATGCTCCTTGTCAGACTGACTGCGTTCACCT TGCTGGCTGCAGTTTGCTGTACACTACCAGCTGCAG CGACGAGAGTGGTCACCTGTGACAATGGAGAAAACGTCCAGTTCCTGATCTGTG ATTCTGGAGTGATCTTCATTGAGAGAGCTCTGTATGGAAGGACTGACGGAACCACCTGCAGAGAAGGACGACCTGCCAACCAGCTGACCAACACACAGTGTTCACAGACGGGCACCCTGGAGGTCCTCTCACAGAG GTGCAATGGGAAACAGGTGTGTGAAGTGAACACTGAAGTCTTCCGTACTTCTGACCCCTGTGTTGGAATCTACAAATACCTGGAAACCACCTACACCTGCAGCCCAGCAA CACGCAGCATCACGTGTGAAGGCTCTGATGTTCAACTAGAATGTG ATGAAGGAACGATCCAGATCTACAGTGCCAACTATGGCCGCCGTGACCAGCTAGTGTGTTCTTTTAAACGGCCCGCTAACCAACTAGCCAACACCAACTGCCTCAGCCAATCCATAACCACCAGTAAGGTGGCAGTGAG GTGTAATGGTAAGATCCAGTGTGACGTCCCGGCGTCCAACTCTCTGTATGGAGATCCATGTGTTGGAACCTACAAGTACCTGGAAGTGGCGTACACCTGTGGCTAA